TAATAGAAATAGGTCTTCCTTGATTATCTTTTGATTCCATTGTAACTCCTGAAATACTTCCTGTCGTGTAGCGATTCATCATCCAAGTTTGTGCTTGGGCTGTGACTAAGTCATCTATCAATTTGTTAAAGTTTTGTGTTCCTGTAGGACCACCCGACTCTTTCATTGTTTCATATTTACTTTTACCTTGCATCCGATTTAGAGGTTGATTTCGAGCAAATAACTTCAGATTTTCTTCCAATTTTCTCAAGGCATCACAATCACATTTGTTCAGACCAAATATTTGATTCATATCTAGTTTTAAACCTTTTGCTTTGTGTGCTAGATCCACAGAATTACCCAAAGAGTTTGGGTTCATGATATACTCCATCACATTATTCAGTCCATTTGCTCTGTGTATTTGCTCAATCTCTAACTTAGCTTTATATAGATCAGAACGAGCATACAAACCTGTCCATACCCACTCCCACTCAACACAATATCTACTGACTTCAACACCATAGCCATTAGTAGTAACACTTTCTTTTACACATACCTGCTCCATTATTTTAACTTTGTTATCTGGTAAATAATCAGCACACTGCTCACCATAGGCTCTTAAATACTGCTCAAAAACTCCGAGAAAATATGGGGTTTCCCTATTCAATTCAATATTCTCAGAATGCCCTCTATATAGATAATCAAAAAACTCTGCATTATACATTCCTTCTGTATTCAGATCTCCATTTTGAGCTTGAGCTGGTATTATAAAAAATATTGGTAGAATTAATTTCAGTAAATATTTCATGGTTTAAGAAAGGTACCTTTTAATGATAAGAGATTATTACTAGTTCAAAATATTATTGAAACTGATAGAACTAAACGAGAATTAATTTTACCAAGAAGAAATTTAAAAACACATACCTACTTACCAGTAATTTTAACTATTATTACTCAATAATGCTATATAACCATATTGAGTAACTTGCTTGCCTTTAGAATAAGTTACTATACCTTTGTTTTCAAGTGAGCCTCCTATTTCATCTGCTTTATAAATAGATACTTCAATTCCACACTCTGTTAGCACTTTAGCCATATCATAACTTTCACCCTCAATATTTTTTTTTAACCAATCAATTACTTTTTGCTCTTCTGTATTCATAAAAAATGTTGTTATTAAAAACAATAAATAAAATTTACTACTTTCTTAATATAAGGAAAAATACTAACCTAAAAAAGCTAGAAGGCTATTTTTCAGTTTATAAAATTTAGATGTTAAAATCTAATGAAATTATAAAAGTTGTATCAAATAAATTTTGAGCTAGCTCTGTTTTAGAATCTATTCCATTTACAAATCAAATAATATTAAAAGAAAATGTATTTTACATTACCTCATATTGAAGGTGATTCTTTAATCATGATAAGCAACATTTTGAAAGCTTCAGTTGCTTCTAATGCATGAGGTATATTGGATGGCATAATAATCATTTGTCCTTCAGTTAATACATTGACATTTTCAGCAATGCTTATTTTACATTTACCTTCAATGATCAAAGCAATAGCATCAAAAGGAGCTGTATGTTCACTTAACATTTGCCCCTTATCAAATGAAAACAATGTGGTATTACCATTTTTGCTCTTAGTAATTATCTTACTTACAGTGGCTCCATTAGAATAATCTATTATCTCTTTTAATGTATGGACCTTTGCTAATTCAATGTTACTTCTCATTTTCTTGATTTTAAATACAATAATCAATAATTCTAGATTTATCCATGTTGCTTTCCTCTACAGGTAATACTCTTTCACGATTTCATAGAATAATGGTCTCTTGGGTTACTTACCTGACTATTTATAATGATTCTAAAATAGTAACTTTAATCTATTAACTGTATGATAGAAATCAATTTATGAGATGATTAGAGACCCAAAACTAGCCTAATTTTCAAGTAGGACTTAGTATTCTTATAACCGCTGTTTAGCCATTGAATTAATTGTTTTCGGACTGCATAGACTTTTTTAACAGTTCTAGGGCATGTTTCATATATTCTTTTTCTTTATCTATACTTCTAATTACTACATACAAAGAACGATGTAAACCATTTCTTCCAATGGGTCTAAAGACGATATCCTTGTTTAGGTTGTAAAGTCTTAACATCCATTTAGCTACACACATTACTCCTAAGTTAGCATTTATCATTGCTAGTGCCACTTCCGTTAGTGGTATTGCTGTTATCTGTTGTGGAATGATATTATTGGGTTTTAAAAAATGTTCATATACAGAAACTGATTCCAAAGGATAGGAATGTATCATCAAATTTAATTGTGAAAAATCATTTGCCTCTATAAATGGCTTTTTAGAGAATTTATTTGTCTTATGCATGACTACATAGAGCTCATCATTTAGTACATTGATAGAGTATAAAGCTTCTGTTAATGTAGGCTTTGTTACCAGTGCAATATCGATATCTCCAGATAATAATTGTGGTAATGGATTATGTGTTGCACCAAAAACATATTGAACTTCTACTGATGATTTTAATAAAGATAGATTCTGAGAAAACCTTGGGAATAGTGAGTAAAATGAATAACACTCACAGCTAATTCGTATTTTCTTACTTAAACTATTATTTATAGTTTGTATGTGTCTAAGCTTCTCATCGATTGAGGTTAAAACGTTAGTAGCAAGCTGATACATTTCTTTGCCTTCTTCAGTAAGTTTCCATGCATTCCTTTTTCTATAAAATACCTTAAAGCCTAAATGGTTTTCAATTTCTTTTAACTGATGACTTAATGCCGACTGTGTCAAAAAAAGTTTTTCTGAAGAATTTGCGATATTTCCTTCATCTGCTATTGTCTTTATTAGTTTAAGGTGTTTTAGCTCCATATATTCAAATATTAATAAAATCAGATTTTCTTGTTTGAAAAATATTCATGCTCTATTCAAAAAAACATCAACGTTATAACTATACCCATCAATGAAATTGATTCTAGCTTTACAGCAAATTAAATAAGAATCAACTTTGAAAGAAAAACTATCAAGAAGCATAAGACTTGCTAAATACATCTTTTATAAAGAAACATTTATAGATATTAAAGAATACTTTTGGACTTTCCTTGGCTCCTTTTTAGGTATAGGATTAATTACATTATTGCAAAGTGGGTATCTTCCAATATCAGATAATGTTTTTTTAATTGGCTCATTTGGTGCATCAAGTGTATTAGTTTATGGTGCTATCAATAGTCCTCTTGCTCAACCTCGCAATTTATTAGGAGGACATATCATTTCGGCAACAATAGGAGTATCAATTAATTTACTACTCTCTCAAAATATCTTATTGGCTGCTCCCTTGGCGGTTTCACTCTCAATTGTGGCAATGCAATGTACTAAAACACTACATCCTCCTGGTGGAGCTACGGCATTAATTGCTGTAATTGGAAGTCCAAGTGTCATTAACTTGGGATATTGGTATATCTTATTTCCTGTTATGTCTGGAGCTGCAATATTGTTTTTAACTGCTTTAATTACTAATAACTTAACTAAATCTAGGAAGTATCCTACAAAGCAAGTATCGTTCAAGAAATACTTTAGGAATGATTAATATTTAGTATGCTTTTTATTTAAGCACAAAAAGTGTATCTTAAAATATATTTTATTCCTTTATACTGCCCATAAAATAAACTCTAAATCCAAACTAAGTCCCAGATATTATTTGGGACTTTTTAATTTTCATAGAACATGACTTCTTCTTTGCTTAATTTTTCCTTTTTATTTGAGGTTTTATTACGCCATCCAGAAAAAATTGCTAAAGTAAAAATGCTTGTTACTACCCAATAAACAAAATTTGGAATTGGAAGCGGATCGCCAGCAGCGTATGAGTGTAAACCAGATAGGTAATAATTTACGCCAAATGATGTCATGATAATAGAAAAAAAAGCAATAATACTACTTAAGTTAAAAATGTAATTCCCTTTAAATTTAGGTACTAATCGCATATGTACTACTACTGCATAAACCATAATAGAAATTAATGCCCAAGTCTCTTTGGGGTCCCATCCCCAGTATCGACCCCAAGATTCATTCGCCCATACTCCTCCTAAAAAGGTTCCAATGGCCAGCATGTACAATCCAATTGTCATCGACAACTCATTAATACAAGTTAGCTCTTCAATCGACTTTTTGAACTTAGAGTTTTGTAAACTTATAAACACCAAACTAAGTATACCTAATAATGCTGATAAAGCTAAAGGAGCATAACTACTCACAATAATGGCCACATGTATTTTTAGCCAATAAGATTTTAGCACTGGAACAAGATTAGTGATTTCAGGATTAAGCCAATCTAGAAAGGACACAAATAACAATGTGCCTCCAAAAATAGCTACCACTGGCAAAATAAAATCACTCTTTGTATAAAAGATAAAACCAAAAAGGAATAATGCCCATGCCACCAGAATAATCATTTCATAACCATTACTCCAAGGTGGGTAACCACCAGCATACCATCTTAAGATCATATTGGCTGTTAGAAGAAGTGAAGCCAAAGCAATACCAAACACACCAATACTGTACATTATGTTGATCATGCTGTTTTTGACAAATACTTTGACAATTGCCAGTATCAACATATAACTACCAACGAGCCAGTATACAGGAAATAATCTATTAAAAATATTAAGTTTATTATAAAGTATTTCTGCTTCTACCCTACTTTTTTCTGGCATTACATTTTGTCCCATCGTATCCTGAAAAGTTTTAATATACTCTAGTTTGTTTTCGGCCTCAGACCAATCACTACTTACTTGCGCATGCTGAATATCATTAAAATAAACTGGAAGAATATTGGCTACAAAAACAGAATCTTCAGTTCTAAAACCAGCATTAGTAAAATTGCTATTATACCAATTATTCTCAGGACTTTTGGGTTGTGGAAAAATCTTTAAATAATTACCTGATAATGCTTGAAAAAGAATGTTAAAGCGCTCATCTACTTTTATAATCTCATTGTCAGTTTCTGAACGAACAGCTGGTTTTTTCCGTTGAGCTGCTTCAACAGCCATACTCAACCGGTAGTTATTTTCTTCATCTAACAAATCCATAAACGAAAGTGCATTTCTTCCAGAATAGCCCATTTTTTCTAGTATAAGGCCTGCTTTTTCAGGATCTATAGCAATTAGAGGTTCATATTGCCAAGCAATAGGATTTTGGTGAATGCTCAAAAAAAGCTGATCAGGATTTAATTTGATTTTTTTCCCATTTTGCTCTATGGTGTAACTTGTTTTACGACTTAATTTTCGCAAAAACTCAGATGATAATGTATTGATAGGTTTGATACGCCCATCCATATCTTGTACCATAAGTTGCCCAAAGGTTTGAGCATGATTTTTATTGATCGTTAAAACAGGTTGGCTATTATTTTTACTTACTTGTCTAGTTTGGCCAAATACAGGAAGAGTTAATAATAGGATTAAAAGTATGAATGGTGCTTTTTTCAATTTATCTAGTTTTCCAGCAACCATTCTAAATCTTGATTTTTTATCAAACAGGCTCCACATCATACCCAAACCCATTAAAAAATAGCCCAAGTAAGTAATTCTAGAACCCCAATAATCTCGATTTACAGAAAGAACTGTACCCTCCTCGTCTAAATCATATGATGCCTGAAAAAATCTATAACCCTTGTGATCTAGTACATGGTTCATAGAAATAGTGTAAGGAAAATTTCCAGATTCTGCTTTTACGATTATGTCGCTAGAATAAGCCGAGGGGCTTGTAGAGCCTGGATATCTTTCAAGTTTAAAATCTTTAAGGAAAAGTGAAAAAGGGAGATCAATCAATTGAGGTCCATACCCTAAGTGTAAATGATACCCTTGAAAACCTTGCTCTTGTAAAGGGCTATACACACCATCCATTGAAGCCAGAATAATATTTTTATTTTTTTGACTGTTACTTACTTCTACAAAAAGTAAATCAGCAGCATTTCCCATTTCTTCCTTATTAGTCGTAGTTTGATACTCCAGCTTTTTACTTGTATGAACTTGACTAACTACAAAGCTTAATACACCAGATTGATATAAAGCTCTAACTCGGAGTGAATCTTCAACTCCATTTGAAAGTCTACCTTGATTTTGTGTAGACATGACCATATAGTTATAATCATTTGGGGCTTTTATATAAAAAATATCGTTCGACTTTCTAATATTTACAGCACCTTCCTGAGCATTGTTATAAGTAAACTCTTGCCCATTAATAAATACATTCCCTCCTTTACTAAGATAGAAACTACTCCTACCTTCACCATAAGAAGCTACAATTTCCAGCACTTCATCTTCGGTTGTTCCATCAATTAATCCTTGCACAGCATCTGGGATAAATTTCACCAATCGAACTTTCAAATTGACACCTGCTTCATTCCATGTAAACTGATCGTCAGGTTGGTGTTGAGTTGTGAGGTTGAGTTGTTTTTTTACCCCCCAGTTTTTACCATCTTTGCTTGCTGTTAGTGTAAAATATCTTTCTTGTGAAATATACTGACTTGTTTCTGAGTTTTCTCTAATTCTAACAATTCCTTCATCACCTGTATATCTGGTAACCCATGCTCCAATAAGGATAAATAAAAATGCTATATGAAACAGAAATATAGGTAATCGTTCTTTTTTGAAGAGTTTATATTTCGGAATGTTCGCAATAAAATTAATTGCCAGAATAAGTAATAAAACTTCAAACCACCAAGAATCGTAATACATCTGCCGAGCAGTTGCTGTACCATAATCATTCTCTACAAAAGTAGCCCTTCCCATTGCTACAGCAAATAATAACATAGCAGCAAGCGTAAGTTTATTGGATGTAATTAATTCCCATACTCTACGAAAAGGTGATGAAGGATGTATAGTCAAAATGAAAGATTAATGATATGGATTAAAAATATATTTCTTTTTAAATGGCACTAATGAGCCTATCAAAATATTGATAGGCTCTCCCTTAACAAGAAAGATTAATTCATAGTTATACGCTTAACCTCTCTTTGATTCTCTCTCTTCTTAGCTTCTTCTAACCACTTAGGAATGATGTTTTCTTTGAATATTTCTTTTTCTTCTTCTAGCTTTTCTATATCCAAACCGACAAATGCCTGCGCTTTAGCCTTTGTTGTGATATCTGGATAAGGTACTTCTTCATTATAACCTAATTCAGAAAGCAATCTGGCTAATTTGATTCGTGCATCTTGCGCAATGGAAGTGGCAGTACTTACAATTCTACTGACTTCTACTGGAGAATGAAAAGACCCTCCATGTGAGGCAATAGAGTAATCCCATCTCCATTGCGCATGTCTGATATCTTGTAATATTGAGGTCATTTGTTCTTCACTTGCTCCTAAATCCCAAGCTTTTTTTGCTTCTACGTGTGCTCGAACAATTAATTCTTCTAGATTAGATTGAATCTTTTTTATTTTGGATTGCCTATCATATACATCTTGTATTAAATCTTCTTTTTCTTGTCTATGACATACTTGACATGAGTTTGCAACATTGGCTAATGGAGAGCGAATTTGGTGATCGGTAAACTTTTGACCTCCTTCTGCCTTATAAGGCATGTGGCAATCTGCACAGCTCACTCCTCTCTTTGCATGCACGCCAGTTGAAAATAATTCGTAACCAGGGTGTTGCGCTTTTAACATTGGAGTTTTACTTAGTGCATGTGTCCAATCTGAGAATTCTAAATCATCGTAGTACTTTTCCATTGCTTCTACTGAAGTACCATCTTTCCATGGAAAAACTAAATAAGGGACACCCTTTTTATCCGGTAAGTTTTTATTAAAATAATATTCCACATGACATTGCGCACATACGAGCGATCTCATTTCTTGGTGGGTAGCTTGATTAATATCTTTACCCATTGCCTGAAATGCTTCAATTAAAGCAGGCCTTGATATTTGAAGCGACATGGTTTTGGGATTATGGCAATCTGCACAACCAATAGGATTTACTATCTGTGCTCCTTTATCTGCCCAAGCTCCTTCATAAAATTCTGTAATACCAATTTCATTCATTAAACGAGGTACATCTGGACTTTTACATGTCCAACATGTGCTAGGCATTGGGCCTGTTCCAGGACCAGTTGGCCCTCCTGTTCTTAAGGTGTTATGAATATCTTCCACTGCATAAGCATGCCCTCTGGGTTGATTATAATCTTTTGAAAAGCCATATCCTGCCCACAATACAACCAGTTTTGGGTCTTCTTCAAGGGCATCTCTAAGTTTTGAACCATTTAAAAAACTTGTAAACGATGTATCCTGAGTTCGCATAAAGGATTGATACTGTCTTGGAAAATTTTCACCCCATACTGCATTTCGTGGTTCATTTTCTTCAATCTGAACCTGTGGTTGATAGGCAAACTGGCTTTCAGTCTTTCTACTTATTATACTGTTTGCTAACAAACTTAATAGTATTACTATAGCAACCGTTGCAATAAAAAGTAACCAATTTTTCACTTTGCTATTCATGG
The genomic region above belongs to Chondrinema litorale and contains:
- the nrfA gene encoding ammonia-forming cytochrome c nitrite reductase, producing MKPMNSKVKNWLLFIATVAIVILLSLLANSIISRKTESQFAYQPQVQIEENEPRNAVWGENFPRQYQSFMRTQDTSFTSFLNGSKLRDALEEDPKLVVLWAGYGFSKDYNQPRGHAYAVEDIHNTLRTGGPTGPGTGPMPSTCWTCKSPDVPRLMNEIGITEFYEGAWADKGAQIVNPIGCADCHNPKTMSLQISRPALIEAFQAMGKDINQATHQEMRSLVCAQCHVEYYFNKNLPDKKGVPYLVFPWKDGTSVEAMEKYYDDLEFSDWTHALSKTPMLKAQHPGYELFSTGVHAKRGVSCADCHMPYKAEGGQKFTDHQIRSPLANVANSCQVCHRQEKEDLIQDVYDRQSKIKKIQSNLEELIVRAHVEAKKAWDLGASEEQMTSILQDIRHAQWRWDYSIASHGGSFHSPVEVSRIVSTATSIAQDARIKLARLLSELGYNEEVPYPDITTKAKAQAFVGLDIEKLEEEKEIFKENIIPKWLEEAKKRENQREVKRITMN
- the ccsA gene encoding cytochrome c biogenesis protein produces the protein MLLFAVAMGRATFVENDYGTATARQMYYDSWWFEVLLLILAINFIANIPKYKLFKKERLPIFLFHIAFLFILIGAWVTRYTGDEGIVRIRENSETSQYISQERYFTLTASKDGKNWGVKKQLNLTTQHQPDDQFTWNEAGVNLKVRLVKFIPDAVQGLIDGTTEDEVLEIVASYGEGRSSFYLSKGGNVFINGQEFTYNNAQEGAVNIRKSNDIFYIKAPNDYNYMVMSTQNQGRLSNGVEDSLRVRALYQSGVLSFVVSQVHTSKKLEYQTTTNKEEMGNAADLLFVEVSNSQKNKNIILASMDGVYSPLQEQGFQGYHLHLGYGPQLIDLPFSLFLKDFKLERYPGSTSPSAYSSDIIVKAESGNFPYTISMNHVLDHKGYRFFQASYDLDEEGTVLSVNRDYWGSRITYLGYFLMGLGMMWSLFDKKSRFRMVAGKLDKLKKAPFILLILLLTLPVFGQTRQVSKNNSQPVLTINKNHAQTFGQLMVQDMDGRIKPINTLSSEFLRKLSRKTSYTIEQNGKKIKLNPDQLFLSIHQNPIAWQYEPLIAIDPEKAGLILEKMGYSGRNALSFMDLLDEENNYRLSMAVEAAQRKKPAVRSETDNEIIKVDERFNILFQALSGNYLKIFPQPKSPENNWYNSNFTNAGFRTEDSVFVANILPVYFNDIQHAQVSSDWSEAENKLEYIKTFQDTMGQNVMPEKSRVEAEILYNKLNIFNRLFPVYWLVGSYMLILAIVKVFVKNSMINIMYSIGVFGIALASLLLTANMILRWYAGGYPPWSNGYEMIILVAWALFLFGFIFYTKSDFILPVVAIFGGTLLFVSFLDWLNPEITNLVPVLKSYWLKIHVAIIVSSYAPLALSALLGILSLVFISLQNSKFKKSIEELTCINELSMTIGLYMLAIGTFLGGVWANESWGRYWGWDPKETWALISIMVYAVVVHMRLVPKFKGNYIFNLSSIIAFFSIIMTSFGVNYYLSGLHSYAAGDPLPIPNFVYWVVTSIFTLAIFSGWRNKTSNKKEKLSKEEVMFYEN
- a CDS encoding cupin domain-containing protein, whose product is MRSNIELAKVHTLKEIIDYSNGATVSKIITKSKNGNTTLFSFDKGQMLSEHTAPFDAIALIIEGKCKISIAENVNVLTEGQMIIMPSNIPHALEATEAFKMLLIMIKESPSI
- a CDS encoding LysR family transcriptional regulator, producing the protein MELKHLKLIKTIADEGNIANSSEKLFLTQSALSHQLKEIENHLGFKVFYRKRNAWKLTEEGKEMYQLATNVLTSIDEKLRHIQTINNSLSKKIRISCECYSFYSLFPRFSQNLSLLKSSVEVQYVFGATHNPLPQLLSGDIDIALVTKPTLTEALYSINVLNDELYVVMHKTNKFSKKPFIEANDFSQLNLMIHSYPLESVSVYEHFLKPNNIIPQQITAIPLTEVALAMINANLGVMCVAKWMLRLYNLNKDIVFRPIGRNGLHRSLYVVIRSIDKEKEYMKHALELLKKSMQSENN
- a CDS encoding HPP family protein, encoding MKEKLSRSIRLAKYIFYKETFIDIKEYFWTFLGSFLGIGLITLLQSGYLPISDNVFLIGSFGASSVLVYGAINSPLAQPRNLLGGHIISATIGVSINLLLSQNILLAAPLAVSLSIVAMQCTKTLHPPGGATALIAVIGSPSVINLGYWYILFPVMSGAAILFLTALITNNLTKSRKYPTKQVSFKKYFRND